AGGAAGAGCCGCCAGGGGTTCGGGTCCTGTCCACCGGGTTACTTGGCGTCCCGAAATGACCGTTGAGGCCTACGACGGAGTAGGCGAACGGCGTCATGTTCGTGCGACCGATCAGGACCGCGCCGGCCTGCTTGAGGCGCGTCACCACAGGCGCGTCTTCACGTGCTGCCAGCGCGTCGTCGAGGGGACGCGCTGCGGCACGCGTGACCTCGCCCTTTACGTCGAGCAGATCCTTGATGGAGACCGGCAGGCCATCGAGCGCAGAACGGTAGCCGGCACGGTATAACCCATCGAGGCTCTCTGCTGCGATGCGTGCTTCCTCATCCCAGACTGTGAGGAAGACCCTCGCGCCTTCACCGGCAGGATCGGCGATGTGCGCGAGGCATTGATCTATGCGGTCACGGCGCGAGAAAGCTGGGCCGGTGTTGGATGGGAGTAGTGAATGGGTCATGCTTCAGTCCTTATACTCATGACGCGGTGTGGAGCAGGCCGAGCACCGGGATGATCGCGGCGGTGCTGATGGCCATCGATGCCACATTGCCGATGAAGGGATGGTAGCCCTCTGGCAGCCGAGCCGAAATCGCGGCGGCAAGCGGCGGGCCGATGAGGGCTCCAAGAACGGCGCTACCCATAATCGGGATTGCCGACCCGTTAAACGCAAGCGTTGCGGCGGGCACCACGGAAACGATCGGCACGAACGTCGGATAAAAGCCGTTCTGAGCCCATTTGCGGTGCCAGAGCGCCATGCCGACCATAGCCGCGACACCTTGCCCGGCGATCATCATCAGCAGTTGCGCGCTGCCATAGGCGGGCACGCCTGGCGCGATGAAACTCGCGAGCAGAGCCCCCAGGATCAGGCCAATACTCGCCCATTCATTGCCGAAGAACTGCGCCTCTGAGAAATCGGCAAGTATCCGACGGAGCGCCCAGAGAAAGCCACGTCCGGGAGCCTCCACCTCTTGCGCCCCATCCGCATTGGGTTGTGCGGGATGGAACGGCAACAAACGGCACACGGCGAAGGACAGAAACGCGCCGACCGCCATGCCTCCGGTCACACCCGCGACCGGCGGCAGCCCAAGCGGCCGGCAGAGGAAATGCGTGGCGGCGATGGACAGCGGCGCGACGATGACGGCGGATAGCACCGCTCCGGCTAGCGCCGGTCGCCAGCCCGCCCCATAGACGAGCACAACGGTCGGCGCGATCGAAACCACAGGCACAAACGTTGGCTGCCAGACACCGGTTTCGCGGAGCGTCCAGCCCCAGACGAGATTGCTGAGAACGAGACCCAGTGCGGAGCTCGCCACCGTCCACGGCCACAGACCCGAGCCGCAGGCAAGGCCGATGCCCCGCCAGCGGGACTGGACTGTCGCTAGACAGTAGGCGAGCATTGCCCCGATCAGCAGCCCTACACCAGCGAACGCGGATGTATAGAACACGGGTTCGGTCCACGCCGAGAGAAACCATCGGGCGAGGCCGGCCCAATCAGTGACCTCGCCACTCCAGGGTGTGTAACTCCCATTATCCGGCCAAAAGACCGCGAGCGCGCCAATTGCGACACTGGCTCCGGCGGCCACTGGAATGCGCAAGTCCATTGCAGGCAATTGGCGCCTGCTCCCGCCAATCGAGGGCATCTCCATTTTGTTTATCCTCCCAATGTTATGTTTTTTAGCGGGGCAGTGGACTGCCACCTTGATAGCCGAGCATCTGGTCATAGAGATCGACACGCCGATCGCGGGGTAGATCGTTCAGCTGGTTCCAGATGGGCGCCGTGCGGCTTTCGACTAGGTCGATATCGGCGTAGAGAATTGTGTCCTCATCAGGCCCGGCGATGCGGCCCACCGGCCAGCCATTGGTCCCCGCGATGAGCGAGTTGCCCATGAAGCCGGAGGTGCGTTCGACGCCAATGCGGTCGGCGGTCGCTATGAAAACGGTGTTGGCATGCGCGGCCGTCATGGTGAGATAGGCGGCCATGCAGGTGCCGCTCGCATCGTAGAGGGGCGGAGGCGTCCACACCCAGCCGGTCGGAATGCAAATGATGTCGGCGCCTTGCTGCGCGACGATGCGGGTTGTCTCGGGGAACCAGATGTCCCAGCAGACGAGGAGGCCGATACGACCGATCCGCGTGTCAAACACGGGGTAGCCTAGATCGCCGGGCGTGAAGAACAGCTTTTCCTCATTCCAGAGATGGGTCTTGCGATACTTCCCGATATAGCCCTCCGGCCCCACGAGGACGGCAGTGTCGTAGAGCTTCACGCCGTCCAACTCGGGTAGGCAGCCGACGATGTAAACGCCCTTGGCTTTCGCGAACTCTTCCCAGCCCCGCACTGTGGGGCCAGAGGGAACAGGTTCGGAATGGGCAAATGCCTCTTCGCGTGAGAAGAAGGTGTAGCCGGTCGTGGCGAGCTCCGGCAGGACGATGAGGTCCGCACCCCCTGCTACGGCCGCATCGAGGCGCTGCTGGACGGCGGCGAGATTGGCCTCGCGATTTTCCAACCCAACCTGAGGATTGAATTGAACCACGGCGACCCGGACCGGGCTGTTGCGGCGCGGTTCGGCCGTCTTTGCAATCTCGTCTTGCTGTTCGGACATAAGATACCCCTTTCTGTTTAATGGTTCGATGATAGAACCATTTGCTAAAAAGAGAGTCAAGTTCTATTATCGAACCATTAAAACGATTTGGAGAAACCGTGTGAAGCGCAAGAGTATGGAAGGGGCTGAATGCCCGGTGGCTCGGGCGCTGGACGTCATCGGCGACTGGTGGACCCTGCTGATCGTGCGCGACGCGCTTGACGGCATACGCCGCTTTGGTGCGTTCCAACGCAACCTCGGAATATCAAAGGGTATTCTCGCGGCCCGGCTAAAGGCGCTCGAGGAGGCCGGCATCTTACGCCCAGAAGAGCCGGAAGACGGCGGAGCGCACTGCGACTATGTGCTGACTGCAAGGGGGCGTAGTCTGTTCAACGTCATCGTAGGCTTGAGGCAATGGGGAGAGGCCCATTGCTTCAAGCCTGGCGAAGCGCATTCAGTGCTCGTGGAAAAGGCTAGCGGCCAACCGGTCGGACCGCTCAGCCTTCCGAATGCGGAGGGGCGCCTGCTCGATGCGTCCTCGACCGAGGTGCGCAAGGTTGGTACTTAAACAGGCCTTCAGGGGACCTCGATTGGCCGGGACAAGGCAGCCAATCTCGCGAGTAACCTCCAGGAAGGTCGAGTAGGTCTCATGCAGGCGAATATGACCTTCCCGTCGCGCCGAGCAACCGTACCGCCACATTGCGGGGTCACGTGTCGCCGCTGAGTTGGGAGCACATCAGCCTCACTGGCATCTACTCTTGGGACACCGAACATCAGACGCCGGAAGGCTTCAGATCACAGCGCCTGCCGGGACACATCCGGAGAGCGGCGTGATGTTCCTGCTCAGTTCGACCTTAGCGTACGAGGCCTTTATCAACCAAAGGCAGCTACAGTTGATTTGATAATGAGCCCGCCGTCCGGGCTTCTGCGCATCTGACGTCCCGTGGCCGCGCGAAAAACGTTCAGAAGTTGCAGCGCGGGTGGCACCCGTGACCAGAGAGTTCGCATGGTTTCCCGGCCGTGCCGAGTTTTCCGGACCACACTTCCGGTTACAACACGCTGGGACCAGCGAAAGCCGATCTCATGGAAATACAGATCCGCATGTTGTGGACTGATGTGATGAAAAACACCGGCGATGGTCCGCCTGACGCGGGAGTTGAACCCCTCGGTCGAATTGACGTGGACATTCCCACGGGCATATTCACCGCTGGAATGATTCACGGTTTCATGTCCGGCAAAACTTTCACCGATGGCCATGAATGCCTTTGCCTCGTCGCTCATCAAATGCGCGTCCGGTTCAATCTGCGTTTCAATAGCACGCTCGGCCGCACGCAAGGAAAGACCTGTCACAACCGCGGCCCGCGCATCGCCGGCCAGAGTGCCGGGGACTATATCAGAGGGTCGTTGTACCATCGCTATAATCGGGGTTTTCTCCGTGTTTGCCTGACCTTTCCGTCCCCGTCCCGGAGGAGGTTCGTCCCGCTGCTTCCTCGCTCGGCCGCCGAGATAGAAATGGTCGATCTCTACTGTGCCATCGAGCATATTCTCCCGCGCCACCATGAGACGCAACGCATGTCCCATACGCCAGGCCGTCGGCTGGCTTACCCCGACGATTTCGGCCAGCCGTACCGAGGACAGACCCTTGTCCGACTGGAGCATCAGCCACATGGCCTTCAGCCAGACACGCAAGGGCAGTTTTGTTGCGTGCAATGGCGTGTGTGTCGTCACGGTGAACTGGAAGCGGCATTCGCCATTGGAACATTGATAGAGACCTGGACGAGCCCGCCGTTTACTCGTGTTCCGCCCGGCAATGGCTATCGAGTGTCGATAGCCACAGGAAGGGCAAATTCTGCCTTCCGGCCACACCATGCTTTCCAGCAATCTGCGGCAATGTTTCTCATCATGGAAGGTTGCAACCATTTCATCAACCGTCCGGATGCCGGATAGCACGTCGAGTATCGGTTCAGCCATTTTCATCTCCTGAAGGATCAACCTAAGAATCGCATAAGAATCAAATGGTTACAAGGATAATGCTGCCTTTGGTTGATAAAGGCCGCGTACGATTTTGAACAGCTCTTGTTCTGACCCCTATGTTGACCGCATTTTCGGAGGGGTAGCCGATACGCGCTGCGCGATCCAGCAATCCATGCTTATCCAGAACATCGAAATATTTGACGTTCTTACCCCGGTACACGGGGTTGGTGAACGGTCCAATTTCGAGCACAGTATTTCGACGTTCAATAAAGGAAACAAGTTCTGCGCGTCCGAACTCGTTTGGAATCTGTAGCATCGTAACCCTCGGTGTATTTTCCTAAACGGTGCAAGTGCCCGAAACCGAGATCGGAATCAACCCTGTTTAGAGATCTGCTGGCGCTACAATCCCTATAATGGTCAATTTACCTACATTCATCATTTGTTCTTCAAGTTGGCCGGAATCCCAGCTTCGGGTCCACTGGGCCGAATCCTTGGAGACTTGAGACATTTTGGACTTTGCCGCGATACGAGCGGGAACCGTCGCGAAACTTAGGCAGACTGTGCGAAATACTCGGCGACGAAAAAATCTGGGATATCCTCTGGATTGCACCCTCAGCTATTCGCGGCGAAAGTCATTTTTGAGTTCTCACACACTCTGCCCTATTTTGCGACGGAGCAAAAGTCAGGCGCAAAACCGGGGCGATGTTTTGAATGAATAAACTTATATTGATCTTGCAATGTTCTGGGAGCAAAAAATCGACGCTTTCTGAGGTCAAAACCCGCTCTTCCAGAAACCGACGAACTGGTCATGACCGATAAAAGCAGGCCACCGCCCATACCGTCTGACGCAGACATCCAGGCGACTCTGCGCTGGCGTGTCGACCTTTGCCGGCTGTGCCCGGGCTATGCAGTTGGAATAACCGAACGGGGTGATCGCCGGCTGGTTGTCCATGGGTATCGCGACGGCGCGGCAACGGCGGAACTTGATCGCGATGCGCTATTTGTGATCGGCTCGGTCACCAAGCTCTTTACTGCGCTGCTGCTCGCCGACATGGTGCAACGGGGCGAGGTATCGCTCAGCGATCCGGT
This window of the Phyllobacterium zundukense genome carries:
- a CDS encoding nitrilase family protein, which encodes MSEQQDEIAKTAEPRRNSPVRVAVVQFNPQVGLENREANLAAVQQRLDAAVAGGADLIVLPELATTGYTFFSREEAFAHSEPVPSGPTVRGWEEFAKAKGVYIVGCLPELDGVKLYDTAVLVGPEGYIGKYRKTHLWNEEKLFFTPGDLGYPVFDTRIGRIGLLVCWDIWFPETTRIVAQQGADIICIPTGWVWTPPPLYDASGTCMAAYLTMTAAHANTVFIATADRIGVERTSGFMGNSLIAGTNGWPVGRIAGPDEDTILYADIDLVESRTAPIWNQLNDLPRDRRVDLYDQMLGYQGGSPLPR
- a CDS encoding winged helix-turn-helix transcriptional regulator, with protein sequence MEGAECPVARALDVIGDWWTLLIVRDALDGIRRFGAFQRNLGISKGILAARLKALEEAGILRPEEPEDGGAHCDYVLTARGRSLFNVIVGLRQWGEAHCFKPGEAHSVLVEKASGQPVGPLSLPNAEGRLLDASSTEVRKVGT
- a CDS encoding IS1595 family transposase, whose translation is MAEPILDVLSGIRTVDEMVATFHDEKHCRRLLESMVWPEGRICPSCGYRHSIAIAGRNTSKRRARPGLYQCSNGECRFQFTVTTHTPLHATKLPLRVWLKAMWLMLQSDKGLSSVRLAEIVGVSQPTAWRMGHALRLMVARENMLDGTVEIDHFYLGGRARKQRDEPPPGRGRKGQANTEKTPIIAMVQRPSDIVPGTLAGDARAAVVTGLSLRAAERAIETQIEPDAHLMSDEAKAFMAIGESFAGHETVNHSSGEYARGNVHVNSTEGFNSRVRRTIAGVFHHISPQHADLYFHEIGFRWSQRVVTGSVVRKTRHGRETMRTLWSRVPPALQLLNVFRAATGRQMRRSPDGGLIIKSTVAAFG